The proteins below are encoded in one region of Parvicella tangerina:
- a CDS encoding AIR synthase related protein: MSAIEKRYQQRGVSAGKEDVHAAIKNVDKGLFPKAFCKIVPDYLSGDEDYCLVMHADGAGTKSSLAYMYWKETGDLSVWKGIAQDALIMNVDDLLCVGATDNIMLSSTIGRNKNLISGEVISAIINGTEELINELNDYGVTIKSTGGETADVGDLVRTIIVDSTVVARMKRSEVIDNGNIKAGNVIVGLSSFGKATYEKEYNGGMGSNGLTSARHDVFTKLLASKYPESYDAAVPEDLVYSGTKKLTDSIENSPLDAGKLVLSPTRTYAPIIKEVLSSYKDKIDGMVHCSGGAQTKVLHFIDDLHIIKDNMFSLPPLFKLIQQESGTSWEEMYRVFNMGHRMELYVDESVAEAIVKVSEKYDVKAKIIGRVEASEEKKLTIRSEFGEFVYHN, translated from the coding sequence ATGTCAGCAATTGAGAAGAGATACCAACAGAGAGGCGTTTCAGCTGGAAAAGAAGATGTTCATGCAGCAATTAAGAATGTGGACAAAGGATTGTTCCCCAAAGCCTTTTGTAAAATTGTCCCTGATTACTTGAGTGGAGATGAAGACTATTGTCTAGTAATGCATGCTGACGGTGCGGGAACAAAGTCTTCCTTGGCGTATATGTACTGGAAAGAAACGGGAGATCTTTCAGTTTGGAAGGGTATTGCGCAAGATGCGTTAATCATGAATGTAGATGATTTGTTATGTGTTGGCGCAACGGACAATATCATGTTGTCTTCTACCATTGGAAGAAATAAAAACTTAATTTCTGGAGAGGTCATCTCAGCGATAATTAATGGAACTGAAGAATTGATTAATGAGTTAAATGATTACGGTGTTACGATAAAGTCTACTGGCGGTGAAACAGCTGATGTGGGAGATTTGGTAAGAACAATTATTGTTGATTCGACTGTTGTTGCCCGAATGAAAAGAAGTGAGGTCATCGACAACGGTAATATCAAGGCAGGAAATGTCATTGTTGGTCTTTCATCCTTTGGAAAAGCTACCTATGAAAAAGAATATAACGGAGGAATGGGGAGTAACGGTTTAACTTCTGCTCGACATGATGTGTTTACTAAACTACTGGCTTCAAAATACCCAGAGAGTTATGATGCAGCCGTTCCTGAAGACCTTGTTTATTCTGGAACCAAGAAATTGACTGATTCAATTGAGAATAGTCCATTAGATGCAGGAAAACTAGTGCTCTCTCCGACTAGAACTTATGCTCCAATAATCAAAGAAGTATTGTCTTCGTATAAAGATAAAATTGATGGGATGGTGCACTGTAGTGGTGGTGCTCAGACTAAAGTGCTTCATTTTATCGATGACCTACACATTATCAAGGATAACATGTTTTCACTGCCGCCTCTGTTTAAGCTAATTCAACAAGAGTCTGGGACGAGTTGGGAAGAGATGTACCGTGTATTTAATATGGGACATAGAATGGAACTGTATGTAGATGAATCGGTTGCAGAAGCAATCGTTAAGGTATCTGAAAAGTATGATGTAAAAGCAAAGATTATTGGTAGAGTCGAAGCCTCGGAAGAGAAGAAGCTCACGATTAGGTCTGAGTTTGGAGAATTTGTTTACCACAACTAA